The following are from one region of the Luteitalea sp. genome:
- the nhaA gene encoding Na+/H+ antiporter NhaA: MRPEVTAQQRQTRSGWIDSLTQFLTVEAAGGVVLLVCATVALVLANSLFRAPYEAIWQTMVGWSAGSVTMQHSLRHWINDGLMAVFFLVVGLEIKRELAVGELRDRRAALLPAALGGMVLPAAIYLGLQWGQDGAAGWGIPMATDIAFVVGCLAVLGPRVPHGLRVFLLSLAIIDDIGAILVVAFGYSTGIDARFVALGLAGLVAVAILVRIGVTTIVPFVVAGALTWLAFHESGVHATIAGVLLGLLAPARAAPGEHHASHALDRLGERLGGSHDDVDEAEDVTAPAATAAHGVESPLERLESALHPFVSFVVMPIFALANAGVALELEGIGHPVALAVIAGLVVGKPVGVSLFAWLAVRLRWTRLPTGVSWPLLVGAGCLAGIGFTMALFISSLALDGTLLDAAKIGVLAGSLVAGVAGFLLIWLRLPETQP; encoded by the coding sequence ATGAGGCCTGAGGTGACAGCACAACAGCGGCAGACCCGAAGTGGTTGGATCGACTCACTCACGCAGTTCCTGACCGTTGAAGCGGCAGGCGGCGTCGTACTGTTGGTGTGTGCGACCGTCGCGCTCGTGTTGGCGAACTCACTGTTCCGAGCGCCCTACGAAGCCATCTGGCAGACGATGGTGGGTTGGAGCGCGGGCAGCGTGACCATGCAGCATTCGCTGCGGCACTGGATCAACGACGGCCTCATGGCCGTCTTCTTCTTAGTAGTCGGCCTCGAAATCAAGCGGGAGCTTGCCGTTGGCGAGCTCCGCGACCGGCGTGCGGCCCTGCTGCCCGCGGCGCTCGGCGGAATGGTCCTTCCCGCGGCGATCTATCTCGGCCTGCAATGGGGGCAAGACGGCGCCGCGGGATGGGGCATCCCCATGGCAACCGACATCGCCTTCGTCGTCGGCTGCCTCGCCGTGCTGGGGCCGCGCGTGCCGCATGGTCTGCGAGTCTTCCTGCTGTCTCTCGCGATCATCGACGACATCGGCGCGATTCTCGTCGTTGCGTTCGGGTATTCGACCGGTATCGACGCGCGCTTCGTCGCCCTGGGCCTCGCTGGGCTTGTGGCTGTCGCGATTCTCGTTCGTATAGGCGTGACGACGATTGTGCCGTTCGTGGTTGCGGGCGCGCTCACGTGGCTGGCCTTCCATGAGTCGGGTGTGCATGCCACGATCGCCGGCGTGCTGCTGGGGCTATTGGCGCCCGCTCGCGCCGCTCCTGGTGAGCACCACGCATCACACGCTCTCGACAGGCTCGGTGAGCGGCTCGGTGGTAGCCACGACGACGTCGATGAAGCCGAGGACGTGACTGCACCTGCCGCGACGGCAGCTCACGGCGTGGAATCGCCTCTCGAGCGGCTCGAGTCTGCGCTCCATCCGTTCGTGTCATTCGTTGTGATGCCCATATTTGCCCTCGCGAACGCCGGCGTTGCCTTGGAGCTCGAGGGCATCGGACACCCTGTAGCGCTTGCGGTGATCGCCGGCCTCGTGGTGGGGAAGCCCGTCGGTGTGAGCCTGTTCGCATGGCTCGCAGTCCGCCTTCGCTGGACGCGCCTCCCAACCGGCGTGTCCTGGCCGCTGCTCGTGGGAGCGGGATGCCTTGCCGGAATTGGGTTCACGATGGCGCTCTTCATCTCGAGCCTCGCCCTGGACGGCACGTTGCTGGACGCGGCCAAGATCGGCGTTCTCGCGGGATCGCTCGTGGCCGGGGTTGCGGGGTTCCTTCTGATATGGCTCCGGCTACCTGAAACGCAGCCATGA
- a CDS encoding SDR family NAD(P)-dependent oxidoreductase, with protein MSDPVLVVGGTRGTGLLIARLLLQRGYQVRVLARDAARATLQLDSAVDVVAGDITKPETLPAAVEGASHIIFTAGVHSGRAARESLVKMTDYQFRNECQGIAGS; from the coding sequence ATGAGCGATCCCGTGCTGGTTGTCGGCGGCACACGTGGTACTGGGCTCCTCATCGCTCGCCTCTTGCTCCAACGCGGTTATCAGGTGCGTGTGTTGGCCCGCGATGCGGCGCGAGCAACGCTGCAACTCGACTCCGCGGTAGACGTGGTTGCGGGCGACATCACCAAGCCTGAGACGCTTCCCGCCGCAGTTGAGGGCGCCAGCCACATCATCTTCACCGCGGGGGTTCACAGCGGCCGCGCCGCCCGCGAAAGCCTCGTAAAGATGACAGACTACCAGTTTCGAAACGAGTGCCAGGGCATCGCCGGATCATGA
- a CDS encoding type II asparaginase: MLRRFCAGGRCARLPPWKPGTPRRAFRSRNAVTISHVLEARRNAQVRRVQRGGQLGLILACVAATALAAPQARPKPRITILTTGGTIASRAGAPMQPGAALIAAIPQLAEHADISVEEIVRVGSSRMTPSHWLSLSKRIDALFREEPSLPGVVVTHGTDTLEETAFFLNLTVRDRRPVVLTGSMRASDEVSADGPANLLNAVRTAASKEAAGRGVLVVLNESITAARDVWKTHNRRVDTFRSPELGLLGYIDPDGVVFYRSPARPHTSKSEFDVSELDALPNVVLVADYAGFDGTLMDGVIARRPAGLVVAGFAGGRLSEGGRHVVRQAAAAGIPVVVSSRVPGGRIVGEAVSGLPAVVARDLSPHKARILLMLALTRTRQLEDIQRIFDTY, from the coding sequence ATTTTGCGGCGATTCTGTGCTGGCGGTCGATGCGCTCGCCTGCCGCCGTGGAAACCGGGGACGCCGAGGCGCGCCTTTCGGAGCAGGAACGCGGTTACCATAAGCCACGTGCTTGAGGCGCGCAGAAATGCCCAGGTGAGACGTGTGCAACGCGGAGGACAGCTCGGCCTCATCTTGGCTTGTGTGGCGGCGACGGCGCTCGCCGCACCCCAAGCGAGGCCGAAGCCGCGCATCACGATTCTGACGACCGGCGGAACCATCGCCAGCCGCGCCGGAGCGCCCATGCAGCCGGGCGCCGCGTTGATTGCCGCAATACCGCAGCTTGCCGAGCATGCCGACATCAGCGTCGAAGAAATCGTCCGTGTCGGCTCGTCGCGAATGACGCCGTCGCATTGGCTCTCGCTCTCGAAGCGGATCGACGCACTGTTTCGTGAGGAGCCGTCCCTGCCGGGCGTCGTCGTGACCCATGGCACCGATACGCTCGAGGAGACGGCGTTCTTCTTGAACCTGACCGTACGCGACAGAAGGCCTGTCGTCCTGACCGGCTCCATGCGCGCGAGTGACGAGGTTTCTGCCGACGGACCGGCCAACCTGCTCAACGCCGTGCGGACGGCGGCCTCCAAGGAGGCGGCCGGCCGAGGCGTGCTCGTCGTGCTCAACGAGAGCATTACGGCCGCACGTGACGTCTGGAAGACACACAACCGGCGTGTGGACACCTTTCGCTCACCGGAGCTGGGGCTCCTCGGCTATATCGATCCGGACGGTGTCGTCTTCTACCGGAGCCCGGCGCGTCCGCACACGAGCAAGAGCGAATTCGATGTCTCGGAGTTGGATGCGCTGCCGAACGTTGTTCTGGTTGCTGACTACGCGGGCTTCGACGGCACGTTGATGGACGGTGTCATCGCCCGTCGTCCTGCCGGCCTTGTCGTGGCTGGCTTCGCAGGCGGGCGGTTGAGCGAGGGTGGGCGGCACGTCGTCCGCCAGGCCGCCGCTGCCGGAATACCGGTGGTTGTCTCCTCTCGAGTGCCCGGTGGCCGCATCGTCGGGGAGGCCGTGTCGGGCCTCCCGGCTGTCGTGGCGCGAGACCTGTCACCGCACAAGGCGCGGATTCTCCTCATGCTGGCGCTGACCCGCACGCGCCAGCTCGAAGACATCCAGCGAATCTTCGACACCTACTGA
- a CDS encoding DoxX protein, with translation MTNSLDRVTRHVPTYLRLALGAAFLAAVTDRFGLWGPPGAANVAWGNFQAFLDYTATLNPYLPLSLIPPVGWVVTIAEAVLGVALIVGFRTQTTALLSGFLLLAFAIGMTIGLGIKGPLNYSVFSASAGAFLLAIHSR, from the coding sequence ATGACCAACTCGCTCGATCGCGTCACGCGTCATGTTCCGACGTATCTCCGCCTTGCCCTTGGTGCCGCGTTCCTCGCCGCGGTGACCGACCGGTTTGGCCTGTGGGGGCCACCCGGCGCCGCCAACGTCGCGTGGGGTAACTTCCAAGCCTTTCTCGACTACACAGCGACCCTCAACCCGTACCTCCCGCTGAGCCTGATTCCGCCGGTTGGATGGGTGGTGACGATTGCCGAGGCGGTGCTTGGCGTGGCCCTCATTGTCGGCTTCCGTACGCAGACCACAGCTCTGTTGAGCGGATTCCTGCTCCTGGCCTTCGCGATCGGGATGACGATCGGACTCGGGATCAAGGGCCCGCTCAACTACTCCGTCTTCTCAGCCTCAGCGGGCGCGTTTCTGCTGGCCATTCACTCACGCTGA
- a CDS encoding NAD(P)H-binding protein, translated as MTTNRTLTVLVTGATGKQGGAAARALLARGHRVRALTRNTTSPAAEALRHAGAELATGNFDDRTSLEQAIGGTNAIFTMCTPFEAGTEAETRQGIAIVDAARAVGTQHFVFSSVAGADRKTGIPHFESKLEVEEHLRRSALPFTIIAPVYFMENLLAPWNVAGLENGVFAQALPAGRKLQQIAVDDIGAFAALVIDRRDQFLGTRMDLASDELTSEEMVTIVSNVSGKQIRYQELPLEAIRADNADLAAMLEWFDRVGYSADIAAVRQTAPDIRWHRFEDWAREQDWSFLGSRRE; from the coding sequence ATGACCACGAATCGAACGCTCACAGTGCTCGTCACCGGCGCAACGGGCAAGCAAGGTGGCGCCGCGGCGCGAGCGTTGCTCGCCCGCGGACATCGTGTCCGCGCCCTCACCCGCAACACCACCAGCCCCGCCGCCGAGGCCCTGAGACACGCTGGTGCGGAGCTCGCGACCGGCAACTTCGACGACCGCACTTCACTCGAGCAGGCAATTGGCGGCACCAACGCGATCTTTACAATGTGCACGCCATTCGAAGCCGGCACGGAAGCCGAGACGCGGCAAGGCATCGCCATCGTGGACGCAGCGCGCGCTGTGGGCACACAGCACTTCGTCTTCTCCTCGGTGGCCGGCGCCGATCGCAAGACCGGCATTCCGCACTTCGAGAGCAAGCTCGAGGTCGAAGAGCACCTCCGCCGCAGCGCTCTTCCCTTCACGATCATCGCCCCCGTCTACTTCATGGAGAATCTGCTCGCACCGTGGAACGTTGCCGGGCTCGAGAATGGCGTCTTCGCCCAAGCGCTGCCCGCAGGACGTAAGCTGCAGCAGATCGCCGTGGACGACATCGGGGCGTTCGCCGCGCTCGTCATCGATAGACGAGATCAGTTTCTCGGCACCCGTATGGATCTCGCGTCGGATGAGCTGACGAGTGAAGAGATGGTGACCATCGTCTCCAACGTCTCAGGCAAGCAGATCCGCTATCAGGAGCTGCCGCTCGAGGCCATCCGTGCCGACAACGCGGATCTTGCGGCGATGTTAGAATGGTTCGACCGCGTGGGTTACAGCGCAGACATTGCGGCGGTCCGCCAGACGGCGCCGGACATCCGCTGGCACCGTTTCGAGGACTGGGCACGCGAGCAGGACTGGAGCTTTCTCGGCTCGCGTCGGGAATAA
- a CDS encoding MarR family transcriptional regulator: MHLSPTMQKLVIHWGKMGARWGINRSVAQIYALLFFSPEPLPADEIAETLSLARSNVSTSLRELQGWGIVTVTQRLGDRREHYEALEDVWETFQRIAAERRRREFDPTLDMLRASMRELDEAGAGADVAYAKQRLSHMLEFLQAVTSWHEETRRLSPSALRKLARFGTRIRKLLELPGGKP; this comes from the coding sequence ATGCACCTTTCGCCCACCATGCAGAAGCTCGTCATCCACTGGGGAAAAATGGGAGCGCGGTGGGGGATTAACCGCTCGGTCGCGCAGATCTATGCGCTCCTGTTCTTCTCTCCCGAGCCTCTCCCGGCGGACGAGATCGCCGAGACGCTGTCATTGGCGCGATCCAACGTCAGCACCAGTCTGAGGGAGCTTCAGGGCTGGGGGATCGTCACGGTGACCCAGCGGCTAGGGGATCGGCGGGAGCATTACGAGGCGCTCGAAGACGTCTGGGAGACCTTCCAGCGAATTGCCGCCGAGCGTAGGCGACGCGAGTTCGACCCCACGTTGGACATGCTGCGCGCCAGTATGAGAGAACTCGATGAGGCGGGCGCAGGGGCCGATGTGGCTTATGCGAAGCAGCGCCTGTCCCACATGCTCGAGTTCCTACAAGCGGTCACCTCATGGCATGAGGAAACCCGTCGCCTCTCTCCCAGCGCCCTTCGGAAGCTTGCGCGGTTTGGAACGAGGATTCGGAAACTGCTGGAGCTTCCTGGTGGGAAACCATGA
- a CDS encoding ClbS/DfsB family four-helix bundle protein: MERRQLLQRLDKAWLAFKASYAGLSDAQLMEPGVAGAWSVRDIIAHVTTWEEEALEHLPSILEGRRPPRYSVTYGGIDTFNALMTKKKAGLSLPEVFRQQEEIHRRVVALIEHAPEDQLIVETRFRRRLRLDTYSHYPKHAGAIRRWRERQAVAGTTP; this comes from the coding sequence ATGGAGCGACGGCAACTGTTGCAACGACTCGACAAGGCGTGGCTGGCCTTCAAGGCATCGTATGCCGGCCTCTCCGACGCGCAACTGATGGAGCCTGGTGTCGCCGGCGCCTGGTCGGTCCGAGACATCATTGCTCACGTGACCACCTGGGAGGAGGAGGCACTCGAGCACCTGCCATCCATCCTCGAGGGCCGCAGGCCGCCGCGATACTCGGTCACCTATGGCGGCATCGATACTTTCAACGCCCTGATGACGAAGAAGAAGGCAGGGCTGTCGCTCCCGGAGGTGTTCCGGCAGCAGGAAGAAATCCACCGACGGGTTGTCGCCCTGATCGAGCACGCGCCAGAAGATCAATTGATTGTCGAGACGCGATTCCGTCGTCGGCTGCGACTCGATACGTACAGTCACTACCCGAAGCACGCCGGCGCGATACGGCGATGGAGAGAGCGACAAGCGGTGGCCGGAACAACGCCTTGA